TTTAATGAATTGCCCAAGGGTCTTATCTTTTTTGGCTAACTCTTTTGCCACCTGCGACATTTCAACATCGCCGACTCGCAGAATTGATTCAGACATCTTTAGGCTTCGTTAAATTCAAACGCTGTTGCCATAGCTTCATCTAAAGCTTGCAGAGTCAGTTCTACGCGCTGCGCAACTGAACCATCCAAGGCCACCCAAGCACGACCAGTGCTAATTAAAACATCTTCGAACTCGCGCGTCATAGATTCGCGCATACCTTCACTATCGCGAATCTTGTCTTGTACAAATGGCACACCATCTGGTTGG
This region of Actinomycetota bacterium genomic DNA includes:
- a CDS encoding transcriptional regulator, producing QPDGVPFVQDKIRDSEGMRESMTREFEDVLISTGRAWVALDGSVAQRVELTLQALDEAMATAFEFNEA